A window of Amaranthus tricolor cultivar Red isolate AtriRed21 chromosome 8, ASM2621246v1, whole genome shotgun sequence genomic DNA:
tTCCCACTCAACGCTATGACCATCACTCTCTTCCAATCCACAAAACCAGTTCCTGAAAAAGTAATATTCATTGTTGGATCAAGATTGAAAGTGGcattatgagtattattttgatTCACCATGATTAATCAATCAGGAAAGGAGGATCAAAAACAATCTGATGTAGAATGTTCTACcattgctctgataccaagttaaAGATTGCACTTTAAGCAATCAACTATATAAGAACAAGGAAGAACAGAAGAAtagaaaacagaaaataaaaagaatttcaaaaaatCTTAttcattaaaaatgaaaatgaatgaATTACAAGTTATGTAAGAGTTCTTATATATAGATAATACATAACCAAGAAAGAGAGGTTGTTATAACTGTAACAACCTAAAATAGAATACAAGAAATGAGCTAACTAGGACTAAAATTAAACAATACACACGTGCTAAATAAAAGACACTCATATATTGCTTAAAGTCCTGACTTGAGTCTGCTGATCCTTCTCTTGTGCACATTTGATGAAGCTTAATCTTGATCATAACCACAGCTACTGATATACTAATCCATGCCTACTACTGTTGTGCACACCTTGGAGATTGATGATATTCAACTGAGGCTCTTCAACTGAGGCTTGTTGTGTCTTTAACTGACAACACTATCTTGAACATTACTTGAGAAATTGTCCGAGATTAAACAAGAAAATGGGATAAATCTAGAAGAATAATACTATTCAAGATTTAAGTCGATTTGGGATGAACTGGATGGGactgttcatttattattcccTCCGTTTCTCAATGAAATTCCCACAAGAAATGTTCACAGGAAGTAAGAAAAATGGAATATTTTAGATTGTGAATATATTAATTTAgagaaatttcacatggtagcacttttataagatttttccacatggtaacatccagtttatgccttatctaactacCGTAgctttccgttaaattcttgtcaattttcgtttaattcaccattttgacgtttctatcCTTATTACGTGTTGGtttttgtctttataatttttcctaaaccatttttatgctcttaaatgtttaattaatcattttgacATTTAATTCATTAACGCTCTCAAATTTTTAGGGCAAATCATAAAGACAACAACACTTCATAAGGGTAGAAACAtcaaaattgtgaattaaatgtaaattgacaaaaatttaacggaaaatgctacaaCAGTTACATAAGGCATAAACGGGATGCTACCAtatagaaaaatcttacaaaagtgctaccactggcgtttcatgaaagtttgaTACTATCATATGTAATTTtccattattttattgaataataaatttgacgacgatcataaacattaaaaaattattgaaagaaagttagtagaaaaaatataagaaccataactaataaaaaaatattcttattaAGTTAGTGAAAAACATGTGGGGACTTTAaggaatataaaatttaaaaatgaagttACTAGAAGATATGTGAGagtataaacattattaaaatattaaattgaggataaaaatgttatttttgttCAGAATTTGTgatacatataaaaaaaactttttatgaaatatatttaattatggtTTGGTAAGCGAAATCATATATTCAATCGTAGACAGAATAGGGCCTGAAAATTGTTTTCCTATATATGAGAACTAATGTTGACATTGATGTCGATGATTGGAAAATTGAATTGGGTATGGTTCTAAAAAAGCTATTATAAGATATATTGAGCTCTTTTAGCTTATGGAGATTACCAAAAGATATGGGTAATAACCCAATTAGCTTAGTTGAGGTGGAAGTGGGCCCGTTGCCTCTCGAAAGCCACTAAGATCGAGTCGTTTTAGAAATGTAAGGTTACCGAGAAATAGGGATAAGGTTCCTGACAACTTGATCTCGTTGGATCCGATCATAAGTGTTGATAGTGTGCTTGTAGAGCGAAATACTACTCGACCATTGGTAGGGTAGCAATCGATGTCATCCCACGCCCTGCAGCATTTAGTGGGCTGCCATGCGCGGAGTATTTGTGAAGGGTCTTGGGTGATTTTGCGCTTGAAATGAAGTAATGCTTGTTTGTCGTCTATGGGATTGCAAGATTTAACTAATGGATGATAGTGTGTGCTAATTACCAATAGTTAGATGTAAGTGAGGGGAAGgaaaattcttatttttaacATGGTTTTTAAGATAAGTATTATTGAGATATGGAGTTCTTGGAAGAAATGATGCAtacaatttatacaattagGAAACTATTTTGACTTTTGAATCATGCATATTAATagaattttgactttttgaaAGACAATCATACATGCATTAATAAAAATCGCTTTTTAAATATCGTCATCTATTTTATTATGTCATCTTTTTCTAttgaaataacaaaaaatatatctattttaattttaaactaaaaaaactaaaaatatatgaccctataaaaataaaaaacatgacGTAACATCTTTGTAATCTCATTCAAACAGccaaaaaaacaagtttatgaATTCATTAAACAAGGAATGCACAACTACGACTATACTTGTATGTTTGACATCCACCACATGGTTTTTAGCGATCTGGATTTTGACCATGgtaaattggattatttataagTATGGTTCTGTTTGTTATATTTAACCAAAATAATAAgagtttttttgttaaaatgtaaaaaatttaaTGCCCTAAAAGAAAGGATAATTTTATTGCTGTTGactttaaattaaatagaataATCAATACCTGAGATTACATTTTGTAATGATTGTTTAAAGCCAATCACTGTACAATTATCTTATTCTTTTTGTATTATAAGCTCAAACCCAAAAGAAGGATTATTATGCCATCAATAGGATATgagtaaaacaaaaaataatgtcATGATGAAATACAATTCACATTTCATTAGAGAAGAAAATCTGTAATTGTAGATTCTTCTTTTCATGCTTTACATATACAATTATGAAGTGCATTTTTACATCTATTTTATGTACAAGAAGACTTAAACCAAACTTTTGTACAAGAGTGTAAATTTCCTAAACACCCATAAATGATTAAAtcaattatttatttacattataaaaacaaaaaaaagtataattttaatttaaaaataataaaaattaatttagtttcaaaacttaaaaaggTTTAGCCCCAACCCAATTACCAGGAGGATAATAATTGCAAGTAACAAAAGTGCCACCATTATGACACTTAACTGATGCACATCCCACACTAGTAGTGTCCCTCCAAACAACTTGGGTATAATGTCCACACATGTCTTTACATTTATTAGATGCATAATCGTAATTAGGTTTTTCACCAACCCATAATTCTGCAGCACTTGTTGGACTTAAATATGCTGGGCTCATTGCTATATTTTCACCATATAATTGGGTATCTGAGTGTTGTAGATTGCAATCACCTGCCCTTTCTTTAGCATATGACCTTGCAAATTGTGCAACGGTCTCATTCCAAACCAATGGTGGTAGATTCACCGCTGCGCGGGCGATGTTTTGAGGTATTAAGTATTCTTGTTCAAATGGGATTCTTGCCCAACAAATTTGGATCACCATAAGAGAACTTATGACAACAATGGCTTTGGAAAGGTTGGAGATGGCCATTTTTTTTGGGGGGtgtattgttatttatactgTCAGAATTAGTTAATGTTTGTAATGAGGGAGGATGAATGAAGAAATAATAGGGATGTGGGTTTATATAGtgtgttttgtaaattttttaggGTAAATATGGGTGGAGAAAAAGTTGTGGTTATTGTCTTAATTGGGTTTTTGATTTatagaattttgtaatattagGGGTACTATTTTTCATGTTATACCTtaataatagtgaaattatttgtcaTCATAATTTCCACCAACTTTTTCCTATTAATGcgaattaaatttttttggtttagctTTAAAGCCAATTACTTTAATgaatttaagtatttaaaaatttaataaactctatttttaaatgtaaaatTGATTGTGCATGATAATTATCACCAGCCTCGGTCTAGATTATTTTGGAGCCCtaggaaaattatgaaattaaacCCTTCTGAAATTTATTTGCATTGGTATAATATGATGATACAATAACATACGGTTTCTTATAAGAGTAATCGAAAGTTATTAACCTATCATATACTACTTATATAATAAGATACAGTCTCCCGCAACAATGGATAAATCTGAGAAATTCCAATCGTGATATATGACACTAGTGagaattttaaagaaaatttggtTTGATGTTACTAATGACTTATGTTTTGGAATCATTAAGTTTTCTACTATTAAAAACATTTATTCACAGTTTTATTTATCGgatttaaaagaaaagaagataACTAGAGTCCACTAATTATAGAAAATTAATGGATAGGAAATAAAAAGCAATAATAATAGTGTGAAAAAGTGAGAGGTAAGTGGTATGTAAGTGGTAAGTAAAAGTGTTCATTTggatcataatattaatttcagataaattatttttgatcgGTTTAAAATTAGGATTTGCTTCTCACATAATTTTAAATACATTTTTCAAAACGTTAGATAAATTCGATTACAAGATCGAATATATATCGGATCGTTAGATCTGTTTTTACCGACCAAGTGGGTGTGGTGAAGCTAGGGCATCAAGTAGGCCATCGCACAAAAGCAATGTAGTTTAATGTGTGGGTGGCCCTACAGCCCTACTTACTAGGTGTCTTCCCTCTAGTCACCTTCCTAGCTTGTTCATTTTCAGTGGACACAATTTTTCCGCATTCCACACAATTTATATTCCAAGCAACAACATTAACTGCcaaattttattattgatttttttagacCCATCTTTTTTCTAGAactatataagaaaaattaatattaaaaatctaATCTTTTGCTTGtgagttgtaataattttatttttaaattattttttaataattctttatttgttattagtttgttctgaataatctaacttttattTTAGTATACTGACTACACACCCTAtaattacctattataaataTGGTACTCATGTTGTAGCTAGGATAAATGTATGATAAAGGTTAaatcattaataaaataagCCAAATATAAGATTGTTCACAACAAATGGGTAAAATATTTGATTATCAATGTCAATTTTTCtggaatataattatttttacaagGCAAACTCAAAGAGATAACGTGGTCTATTTAGTAATTTGAAATCAAGTATATTGATGGTCCATCATTTAATGTTAGTGATTGGAACGTCAAAAGCCTTCTATAAAAATTGACTTATTGCCACAGACTTTCATAACAAATATTTTCGTTAGAAGATATCTGATTTTCCGTTAGTATGGACATGTTCATGTCacatattttttgatttgcataagaaaatatcataAGAGACCGTATATTTGATTCAACCCACTCAATTTATTCCCCTTTTGATGTAGAATAAAAAATCTATAAGTAGGTACTGTTTGACAAAGAAAATAGATATTTCAGGGAGTGatgatgaaaatttataaaataaactttttgtgattaaagttttattaccaTGGAAATAACATCATGTATTtcttgaaaatttacactataaataatTTTCATTAGCATTTTTTAACACCAATAATCAAATAGaccgtaatttttttattttcatttccaTATTTCTATCATTTAGTACCAAAGGAAAGGAATAACGGAGCCTTTAcatttagggggtgtttggtatgggaatataaaatgtaatggaaaagaaaatgataaagaggagtaAGGGTAAGAGTATGAgttgtagttatatgttgtttggtatgaaaaaataagagaaacacttaattgatcatagaaagGGAATTTGTTACTTGACATAAATGGATGATAACAAAGTAAGGGTAACCATTATCCTCAAGAAAGAAATTGGGTTAACCTaatatcataccaaacaaatatgTGCAATAATAGTAATTGAATCCCTTACTtagtattaaaaagttcataccaaacaccctctTAATGTAGAATAACTTTTTTTGTAGACTAACCCTAGTAGACGAATAAAGCAAAAAActagaaaaacaaaccaacacaaAATGAGACTTATTTTTATTGGTTAGGTTGCATCATCATTCTAGCTTTAATATCACTTTCTATTAtctattttgaaataaaattttacaaataaagTTATAGTCACTCCaactaaataaaaaagttatagTCACTCCAATCTTGATTGTTCTTTcccttttttcatttaaaaattttatcaagTTATTATCACTTAGaatcttttctattttttaacaCATAATTGTGGACTAAAATAAACTCACTCACTTAATccagttttaaaaaaaataaaacaataacaaagTACCAAACTTTCTCTAAGATACCCAAATttaatgcacatttaacatccgaATCTTATTTTTTAGACCCCTCATTACCTCTTTTCGTGTCTCTTTCATGACTTTCTTTCTCTTCAAGAACAAAGATTTATAGGTTGCTAAATTGGTAGAGTAATTATCTTTTAACTTTATTACTTTTTGTGTTTTAcgttgtgtatatatatattgttattattattattattattattattattattattattattattattattatttatattattactattattattattattattattattattattattattattattataataattattattattatcattattattattattattattattattattattattattattattatttatatatatatatatatacatatattgatatatatatatatatatatatatatatatatataaaagaaaaattacacgATGTGCtatgaaaaaaattttcatttaaaacttttaaaatttttaaaatttttaatataagttCAAAGTTAATGTTAAAATTCACGCACCCCTTATACTACTATCCTTGATGATTTTATATATTGGATCTATCAAAACTCTACTCATTAATGTAGTTGTGAAGTACTCCAAGGATGGAGGTTTCCACgaaattttggttgttttggAGGATATCAATTATTATCAAACAACATCTTTTTACAAGCTTTGTCTTTATTTTCATCTCTATCTCTTTACACCACAAAACCATTTTTAAGTGAATTGCATAATCACTAGGTACTATATGTAACTAGAGTACATTTACATGAAGTGTagtcattttttattaattaaaataatgatgAAAAATTACTTTTAGTTTTAACTttcatgaaaataatatatttcttttgttttttttatgactATACTTTAAATTATCACGCTATTTAGTCCATAGTTTTAACATTATATAAACCACAAAATCGTATATTCTTCTAGTCCGATAGGATTGGGGTGATACAAGTAGTGTCAGAGTCAGGTTATGATCCTGAGACATGTAAGTTGTGGGTCCACCGCGCTTTCGCTACAACAATGTGATACTTCGATtgagcttgaaaaaggatttataaactatATTAACAAGATGTATCTTCTTTTTTAAAGTCCATATTCTAAGAACTCTGAATTAAACGTGCTTGATTGATAGCAATCTTAGAATGTGAAATCTCTTGAAAAGTTTTATAGgttgcgcacgagtgaggccaaagtacAATGATTATACTTATACGTTGGTTTGTGAGGTCAATCTACAGCATTCAAAGGTAGTCACCAACGAACTGATGAGTCGGGCTATTACACatacttgtaaagttttaaCCTTAACTggataaagttgttaaaataatactccatatATTAGCATAGTTTTGGGTCAATTagacaatttttaatttaaaagtagGTTAGAGAATCATTAGTTAGTCAGAAAGTTGGTTGATcatcacacaaaaaaaaaaaaaaatcaatacccTCGTTTGGCGAACGAATGTTATCTAGAGTTGTTGGCCAAAGTTATATGCTGGTTCGACCAGCTGGACACACTAGCTGAAAGACAATTGTTTAATCTAGCTTTTCAAGCTAGCTATTATGGAgatatttgccaaaaaaaatttattaataagttatttattagaaaaaaagttCCCAAAAggcaaaaataatgaaaaatagttAGCATGAGTAGGTTTTTTATATTGGTTTACAAGCTAGTTTTTCAATTGGCTTAAAAGCTATCTATCAAATacttttgtttagttttttgacaaatcaaaaaatcaaaagtaaaaaatcaaccaataatgCAACAAAATAAGGTAAATGTCAAACACCCCATTAGCAAGCCTAGTAAAAGTTAATCCGACCCACTAATTACCTAACCTGAACATAGCCCAAAATAAATGAGTTTGTGTTGAGATTTTTAGACCATAATTAGATAGGTCAACCCGACCTAATCAGTATAACCTATTTAACTATGCGAGTTGATATTGAGTCAAATAAATCAGTATAGCcagaatttaattaatttaatattattctaTTTCTCATTGTACATACAAGATAAACAATtcataaactaaaattttaaaattgagaCTTGAATAATAAGATgtagaaaaaattgatattaataatccaacattttactCATTCGTCATGAATAATTTCAgccttggattattttttaatgatctaACATTTGTCCTTAGTTTGCTGTCAGCATACTAATAGGGTATGTTGATAGTATGCTGACAGCAAACTATgggaaaaaattgaattattatgaAATAAAAGATTATTGGTAGCAACTAAGGCCAAatgtttgaattattaaaaaataatccaaatataaaattatttacagtagatggatgaaatttgaattattaatattaatttttcctaaaatgtATTCAATATTAAAAACTCTAAAATCGAAACAAAAAGAAATTCTAATTGGATCAAGAGATTTTTAACTcatttaaatatatcaaataaaatctgCTTTATAAAGGTAGTTACTACTCATTCCATGATAGCAAAGGTAGTTACTTCTCCTCCCCGCATCTatatattcttcatcattatcctTCCCTCTCAAGTCTCAAGTCTCAAGTCTCAAGTCTCACCCCATCTTTAACCCAACAACCTTTTCTCAATTTCTCCCCCAATTCAAAAATGGCAGACCCACATGAACCACtcctctccaacacccaagtTTTCGATCAGCAATCAGCTTATGAACCAACTGAGAAAGTCTTCGTTATGGGAATCAACGAAAACGACACCGCAATTGACGATTCCCAAACGCCGCCGTTTTCCTGGAAGAAACTCTGGTTGTTCACGGGGCCAGGGTTTCTGATGAGTATAGCATTTTTAGACCCAGGAAACTTGGAAGGTGATTTACAGGCTGGTGCGATTGCTGGCTACTCTCTTCTATGGCTGTTGTTTTGGGCCACTGCTATGGGTCTTCTGATCCAGCTTCTATCGGCCCGTTTAGGTGTTGTTACGGGTCGACACTTGGCGGAGCATTGTCGGGATGAATACCCTAATTGGGTTAGTTATCTATTGTGGATTATGGCTGAAATGGCTTTAATTGGGTCGGATATTCAGGAGGTTATTGGTAGTGCTATTGCTTTGAAGATTTTGAGTCATGGGTTTTTACCCCTTTGGTCTGGTGTTCTTATTACTGCTTCTGACtggtaatttttaataatattttcctttaatttattTGTACATGAATATTTGATTTCGCTTACTAGTTGTTCATTgggaaaaaaaatactttttaacTGTTAATTGCAtaaattatgaattttcttTTGGATTCATTGGGTTGAAATAGCCATTGTTGACTTCACATGACTACATGAGTTTGTCTTGTATCGGAGAAAAAGAATAAACTTGAGGAGTGAGTAAGTCGTAACAATACCAATTGATTTAGTAGTGAACTTGTTATGATTTGTATGTGGGGTTACTCTTTTACTTCTTGTTTGGATTGTTTAGGTctatttgttaaatttttacAATTGGGTTTTTTGTGCAAATGACCGTTGCCTGAAGATGTTAGTTCGTTTAACTAGGTGAAAGTATTGACTGATTTACTAGCTGTTAAAGAAAATAGGTCTAGTTCTAAGTATTTTCGCTTAGTTTCAACAATTTCAGTTGTTCACCAATCACCCAATGAGAATAGGCCTAGAGTACAAATGTCAAGAATCTTAAACACCAATAACAGATAATTGGAAGGAATTTGAATCTTTCAGCTTAGTAAATCAGCAAAGAATCAGAGTCTGTGGCTGCATTTGGGTTTATGGACTTATTGCCTGGCATAGATTCCTTCATGCTTATCCCAGTACTTGTAAAAGGGTTAATGGCTGTTGTTTTGTTGCAGTTTCTTGTTTCTGTTTCTAGAAAACTATGGTGTGAGGAAACTAGAGGCAGTTTTTGCTGTCCTTATAGCTACAATGGCTCTGTCGTTTGCGTGGATGTTTGGTGATACCAAGCCAAATGGTTCAGAACTTCTTGTTGGTACGCATATTAACTCTTTCATACTTGATTGTCGATAAACTAACTCAACcgaaagcttaagctgatggttgagagaggacccagaatatgttatatactctaacacgtcccctcacacgagatcccttgggctagaagtgtggatgcagcacatgCCTTCGTCACACatggcgctgaatattccac
This region includes:
- the LOC130820861 gene encoding pathogenesis-related protein 1-like; translated protein: MAISNLSKAIVVISSLMVIQICWARIPFEQEYLIPQNIARAAVNLPPLVWNETVAQFARSYAKERAGDCNLQHSDTQLYGENIAMSPAYLSPTSAAELWVGEKPNYDYASNKCKDMCGHYTQVVWRDTTSVGCASVKCHNGGTFVTCNYYPPGNWVGAKPF